The Desulfonatronovibrio hydrogenovorans DSM 9292 genome includes a window with the following:
- a CDS encoding catalase, whose translation MKDNKLKPTTNDAGMPVSSDEFSLTVGPDGPILLQDHYLLEQMANFNREMIPDRQPHAKGSGAFGSFEVTQDVSAYTKAVLFQPGAKTDVLARFSTVAGESGSPDTWRDVRGFALKFYTSQGNYDMVGNNTPVFFVRDPMKFQHFIHSQKRRADNGLRDNDMQWDFWTLSPETAHQVTILMGDRGVPRSYRHMNGYTSHTYMWVNAKGERFWVKYHFKTDQGIEFIGQEEADRIAGEDADYHRRDLFEAIKRGDYPSWTLKVQIMPFAEAENYRFNPFDLTKVWPQGDYPLHEVGRLTLNRNPDDFHTEVEQAAFEPNSFVPGIGPSPDKMLQARLFSYADAHRARLGVNFKQIPVNRPKCPVHSYSKGGAMRVQNVSDPVYAPNSKGGPKADSERYPEQAVWSASGDFVRAAYAKRKDDDDWVQPGTLVRKVMDDAQRDRLVSNVVGHLKNGVSEPVLERALEYWRNIDQEIGDRIARGVQEG comes from the coding sequence ATGAAAGACAACAAGCTGAAACCCACAACCAATGATGCCGGCATGCCAGTATCCAGTGATGAATTTTCTCTGACAGTGGGACCGGACGGCCCTATCCTGCTCCAGGACCATTACCTCCTTGAGCAGATGGCCAACTTCAACCGGGAGATGATTCCGGACCGCCAGCCTCATGCCAAGGGTTCAGGGGCATTTGGATCTTTTGAGGTCACTCAGGACGTGAGCGCCTACACCAAGGCGGTTCTTTTTCAGCCCGGGGCAAAGACCGATGTCTTGGCCCGGTTTTCCACGGTGGCTGGTGAGAGCGGCAGCCCAGATACCTGGCGTGATGTGCGCGGTTTTGCGCTGAAATTCTACACCAGTCAGGGCAACTATGACATGGTGGGGAACAATACTCCGGTGTTTTTTGTCCGCGACCCCATGAAATTCCAGCATTTTATTCATTCACAGAAGCGCCGTGCAGATAACGGACTCCGGGACAATGACATGCAATGGGACTTCTGGACCCTGTCTCCGGAGACTGCTCATCAGGTGACCATTCTCATGGGCGACCGGGGGGTTCCCAGAAGTTACCGGCATATGAACGGCTATACCAGCCACACTTACATGTGGGTCAATGCCAAGGGCGAGCGCTTCTGGGTCAAATACCATTTCAAGACCGACCAGGGCATTGAGTTTATTGGCCAGGAAGAGGCTGACCGGATTGCTGGTGAAGATGCCGACTACCACCGCAGGGATCTGTTTGAAGCCATCAAGCGTGGGGATTATCCCAGCTGGACTCTTAAGGTACAGATCATGCCTTTTGCCGAGGCTGAGAATTACCGCTTTAATCCTTTTGATCTGACCAAAGTCTGGCCCCAGGGTGATTATCCGCTGCATGAGGTTGGACGGCTGACCCTGAACCGTAATCCAGACGATTTTCATACTGAGGTTGAACAGGCAGCTTTTGAGCCCAACAGTTTTGTCCCCGGAATCGGTCCCAGCCCGGACAAGATGCTTCAGGCCCGCCTGTTTTCCTATGCCGATGCCCATCGGGCCCGTCTTGGAGTCAACTTTAAGCAGATCCCGGTGAACCGGCCCAAGTGCCCGGTGCACAGCTACAGCAAGGGCGGTGCCATGCGTGTCCAGAACGTCAGCGATCCGGTTTATGCCCCCAACTCCAAGGGTGGACCCAAGGCAGATTCAGAGCGGTATCCTGAGCAGGCCGTGTGGAGTGCCAGTGGAGACTTTGTCCGTGCGGCCTATGCCAAACGCAAGGACGATGACGACTGGGTACAGCCGGGAACCCTGGTCCGTAAAGTCATGGACGATGCTCAGCGTGACCGCCTGGTATCCAACGTGGTTGGGCATCTTAAAAACGGGGTGTCTGAACCGGTGCTGGAGCGGGCACTGGAATACTGGCGCAATATTGACCAGGAAATCGGGGACCGTATTGCCAGGGGCGTGCAAGAGGGCTGA